The Flavobacterium commune genome contains a region encoding:
- a CDS encoding Stealth CR1 domain-containing protein, giving the protein MEESISNINIDAVIPWVNGNDTNWQNKINQYAAVKIHFDNKKEMTRFNSIGEINFSIKSIIKYAPFFKNIYLVTDEQVPNAFESLKALGKSSGINIEIVDHKILFKDYEEFLPSFNSTSIISLIHRIPNLSEHYVLFNDDFFIMRKVYPEDFFINGLPVLRGRWETYYENSKLKALYYRYFSSKKDKERWEKGTLRKSMQLGAKLANDGKKKFLKRFHTPVPMRKSILINFFEDKNEILKHNISYKFRDNNNQFITETLANHLEIKNNSYVYQKQTKLTYFRSYKNYYLVKLKLYLFDINKVKAFMTFQSLEMANTKTQTYIINWLNKKLY; this is encoded by the coding sequence ATGGAAGAAAGTATATCAAATATTAATATTGACGCAGTAATTCCTTGGGTTAATGGTAATGATACAAATTGGCAAAATAAAATAAATCAATACGCAGCTGTTAAAATTCATTTCGACAACAAAAAAGAAATGACGCGGTTTAATTCTATAGGCGAAATAAATTTTTCTATTAAATCTATTATTAAATACGCTCCTTTTTTTAAAAACATATACCTAGTTACAGATGAACAAGTACCTAATGCTTTTGAATCCTTAAAAGCATTAGGTAAATCATCTGGTATTAACATAGAAATAGTTGACCACAAAATACTATTTAAAGACTATGAAGAATTTCTACCAAGTTTCAACTCTACTTCTATCATAAGTCTTATACATAGAATACCCAATCTTTCTGAACATTATGTACTCTTTAATGATGATTTTTTCATAATGAGAAAAGTCTACCCTGAAGATTTCTTCATAAATGGACTTCCTGTCCTGAGAGGTAGATGGGAAACTTATTACGAAAACTCTAAATTAAAGGCCTTATATTACAGATACTTTAGTTCTAAAAAAGACAAAGAAAGGTGGGAAAAAGGAACCCTTAGAAAATCTATGCAGTTAGGAGCTAAACTGGCTAACGATGGAAAAAAGAAGTTTCTAAAAAGATTTCACACCCCTGTTCCTATGCGAAAATCTATCTTAATTAATTTTTTTGAAGATAAAAATGAAATACTAAAACACAATATTTCATATAAGTTTAGAGACAACAATAATCAATTTATTACTGAGACACTTGCTAATCACTTAGAAATAAAAAATAATAGCTATGTCTATCAAAAACAAACCAAATTAACCTATTTCAGATCTTATAAAAACTACTATTTAGTTAAACTGAAATTATATCTTTTTGATATCAATAAAGTAAAAGCTTTTATGACTTTTCAAAGTTTAGAGATGGCTAATACCAAAACGCAAACATATATTATCAATTGGTTAAATAAAAAACTGTATTAA
- a CDS encoding acyltransferase family protein: MSLKNTYRPDIDGLRAIAILLVIIFHAGFSLFPGGFIGVDVFFVISGFLITSIIEKEIQKNTFSFKNFYLRRIRRIIPVLVFIMLIITIPAYFILFSNNLEAYSRTLLYTFLCSNNFHLYFNSGDYFAESSDLIPFLHTWSLSVEEQFYFLLPPLLLFFHKRINAQKRFFIIFILCIVGLIFSIYQSYSNPRMAYFLLPARLFELLIGSCLALYWEKLPNLSQLKNNILSVIGLLLILIPAFVLTNSSLFPGLNAFWPCLGTAFLLFTGKTNSNKGIVNKLIENKIMIGIGLISYSLYLWHWPIFVLIKYSGIQLQGTIRITALIVTFLLSYLTWKFIEQPFRTTLKFDFKKTVLVIFVPSLVVVALIYGILDAKDGFPEREPELAEFVPKKNYPNKLRGQCFDKFKVGNCEDCFIGVKKDTLDGMLIGDSFANHTAAFLDVLAKDAGLYIHDSAAGGYPLMNNIDNNGGLKSYPKKYAIERLNYAKKFKNIFIAANWEGISHPKNIKTYLATLKTLGELVKSGKKIFIFDPLRKMTDLNLHRAKLVKAKRSVYFAEKDFSITAYKRPKHYIIDKIKQQFPSIVIIDLNKVMCKDGKCKIKLNNTIVYRNSDHLNTSGAQLLGESYLKTYGNPLKK; the protein is encoded by the coding sequence ATGAGTCTAAAAAACACTTACAGACCCGATATTGATGGTCTAAGAGCTATTGCTATATTACTCGTAATTATTTTCCATGCAGGATTTTCTCTATTCCCGGGAGGCTTTATTGGTGTTGATGTTTTCTTTGTTATTTCGGGCTTTTTAATTACTTCAATAATTGAGAAAGAGATACAAAAAAACACTTTTTCATTTAAAAATTTCTATTTGCGTCGCATCAGACGAATAATTCCTGTTTTAGTTTTTATCATGCTGATAATTACTATTCCGGCTTATTTCATTTTGTTTTCTAACAATTTAGAAGCCTATTCCAGAACCCTATTATACACTTTTCTTTGCTCTAACAACTTTCATCTGTATTTTAATTCCGGTGATTATTTTGCCGAAAGTTCTGACTTGATTCCTTTTTTACACACTTGGTCGCTTTCAGTCGAGGAACAATTTTATTTTCTACTCCCTCCTTTATTACTTTTTTTCCACAAAAGAATAAATGCTCAAAAACGTTTTTTTATCATTTTTATACTTTGCATAGTTGGACTTATATTCTCGATATACCAAAGCTACAGCAATCCAAGAATGGCTTATTTTCTATTGCCTGCCAGATTATTCGAACTCCTTATAGGATCTTGTCTTGCTCTGTATTGGGAAAAACTGCCTAACTTAAGTCAGCTTAAAAACAATATCCTTTCCGTTATTGGACTTTTATTAATACTTATACCTGCATTTGTATTAACGAACAGTAGTTTATTCCCCGGATTAAATGCTTTTTGGCCTTGTCTAGGAACAGCATTTCTTTTATTTACAGGCAAAACAAACTCAAACAAAGGAATTGTAAACAAACTGATTGAAAACAAAATAATGATTGGAATCGGTTTAATTTCTTATTCATTGTATTTATGGCATTGGCCCATTTTTGTATTAATAAAATACTCCGGAATCCAGCTTCAGGGAACTATTAGAATTACTGCTTTAATCGTCACTTTCCTTCTTTCATATCTTACATGGAAATTTATTGAACAACCATTTAGAACCACTCTAAAATTTGATTTCAAAAAAACGGTATTAGTTATTTTTGTTCCTTCATTAGTTGTTGTTGCTTTAATTTATGGGATTTTAGATGCTAAAGATGGTTTTCCGGAAAGAGAACCTGAATTAGCCGAATTTGTCCCTAAAAAAAACTATCCCAATAAATTAAGAGGTCAGTGTTTTGATAAATTTAAAGTAGGAAATTGTGAAGATTGCTTTATTGGTGTTAAAAAAGACACTTTAGACGGAATGCTCATTGGGGATTCTTTTGCTAACCACACCGCAGCTTTTCTGGATGTGTTAGCCAAAGACGCCGGTTTATACATCCACGACAGTGCTGCCGGCGGCTATCCGCTTATGAATAATATTGACAATAATGGCGGCTTAAAATCCTATCCTAAAAAATATGCTATTGAACGTTTGAATTATGCTAAAAAATTCAAAAACATCTTTATTGCTGCTAACTGGGAAGGAATTTCTCATCCTAAAAACATAAAAACCTATCTTGCCACATTAAAGACTTTAGGAGAATTAGTAAAAAGTGGAAAAAAAATATTTATTTTTGACCCGTTAAGAAAAATGACTGACTTAAATTTGCACCGAGCTAAGTTAGTAAAAGCAAAAAGAAGCGTTTATTTTGCCGAAAAAGATTTTTCCATAACAGCATATAAAAGACCAAAGCATTATATTATTGATAAAATAAAACAACAATTCCCTTCAATAGTTATAATTGATTTGAACAAAGTAATGTGTAAAGATGGAAAATGTAAAATCAAATTAAACAATACAATCGTCTATAGAAATTCCGACCATCTCAATACAAGTGGTGCTCAATTACTGGGCGAAAGCTATTTAAAAACTTACGGTAATCCTTTAAAAAAATAA
- a CDS encoding ATP-grasp fold amidoligase family protein has product MRFLPPKFYAKIYYEYHTRKKLNLEKPLEFNEKIQWYKVYYHPKILNQLVDKYEVREYVENKIGKKYLNEIYGVFNTPNDIPYANLPQQFVVKATHTSSHNLIVLNKEELDFSKANKLFKKWLGKNQYYRIGQEWAYKDVKPRLIIEKFLKEDKKISLTDYKFYCFDGVAKFVNIHLDRAENHQKGFYDLNLKALPFQRISSDKSAAPEVEMPENFNEMVKLAEILADKIPFVRVDFYSIEGKTIFGEMTFYPADGRKDFYPDQYNKIIGDYFKLPKLKKGEKNITDFN; this is encoded by the coding sequence ATGCGTTTTTTACCACCTAAATTTTATGCTAAAATATACTATGAATACCACACTAGAAAGAAACTAAATTTAGAAAAACCACTTGAATTTAATGAAAAAATCCAATGGTATAAAGTATATTATCATCCAAAAATATTAAATCAACTGGTAGATAAATACGAAGTAAGAGAGTATGTCGAAAACAAAATAGGCAAAAAGTATCTTAATGAAATTTATGGTGTTTTTAATACCCCAAATGACATTCCCTATGCTAATTTACCACAACAATTTGTTGTGAAAGCCACACACACAAGCAGTCACAATTTAATTGTCCTCAACAAAGAAGAATTAGACTTCTCTAAAGCCAATAAATTATTTAAAAAATGGCTAGGAAAAAATCAGTATTACCGCATTGGTCAGGAATGGGCGTATAAAGATGTAAAACCCCGATTAATAATCGAAAAATTTTTAAAAGAAGATAAAAAAATATCATTAACCGATTATAAATTTTATTGCTTTGATGGCGTTGCTAAATTTGTCAACATACATCTTGATCGTGCAGAAAATCACCAAAAAGGCTTCTATGATTTGAATTTAAAAGCTTTGCCTTTCCAACGAATATCCTCTGATAAGAGTGCTGCTCCTGAAGTTGAAATGCCGGAGAATTTTAACGAAATGGTAAAACTTGCCGAAATCTTGGCTGATAAAATTCCATTTGTCCGTGTGGACTTCTACTCTATTGAAGGAAAAACTATTTTTGGCGAAATGACGTTTTATCCTGCAGACGGAAGAAAAGATTTTTATCCCGACCAATACAATAAAATAATAGGTGATTATTTTAAGCTTCCAAAACTCAAAAAAGGAGAAAAAAACATCACCGATTTCAATTAA
- a CDS encoding Stealth CR1 domain-containing protein, translating into MKNNNSKDQQPIDAVILWVDGGDERHKEKILPYLTDKKEIKNKKFRTRFDQVNEIQFTIDSILKFASYIRHIYIITDEQTPDFLKNKNDTYSKVKIIDHSVIFAGYEEHLPVFNCRPIESCIFRIPDLAEHFIYFNDDFFLINQTNPEDFFKDGFPVLRGKWLKFDSDLFYKKFKKERIGHKNAQQKAAQLIGFKNYYNFKHTPHPLRKSTFEHYFNNNQAVFLENIRHKFRNNNQFTPQGLANHIEIKNKTCVLKEDLQLMYFRSFKKPLFWYKFKLNIQSKEKLFLGLQSLDICPEPVLNYLLSWLENRTK; encoded by the coding sequence ATGAAAAACAACAATAGCAAAGACCAACAACCAATAGACGCCGTAATTTTATGGGTTGATGGTGGAGATGAAAGGCATAAAGAAAAAATACTACCTTATTTAACCGATAAGAAAGAAATAAAGAACAAAAAATTCAGGACTCGTTTTGACCAAGTAAATGAAATTCAATTTACCATTGATTCGATATTAAAATTTGCATCTTATATTCGACATATCTACATCATTACTGACGAACAAACACCAGACTTTTTAAAAAACAAAAACGACACTTACTCTAAAGTAAAAATCATTGATCATAGTGTGATTTTTGCCGGTTACGAAGAACATTTACCTGTTTTTAATTGCAGACCTATTGAAAGCTGTATTTTTAGAATACCCGATTTAGCGGAACATTTTATTTATTTTAATGACGACTTCTTTTTAATAAATCAAACAAATCCTGAAGATTTTTTTAAAGATGGATTTCCTGTTTTACGTGGAAAATGGCTAAAATTTGATTCTGATTTATTTTATAAAAAATTTAAAAAAGAGCGAATAGGGCATAAAAATGCACAACAAAAAGCAGCACAACTCATTGGTTTTAAAAACTACTATAACTTTAAGCATACACCTCATCCGCTGAGAAAATCAACTTTTGAGCATTATTTCAATAACAACCAAGCTGTTTTTTTAGAAAACATAAGACATAAATTCAGAAATAATAATCAATTTACACCACAAGGCTTAGCTAATCATATTGAAATTAAAAACAAAACTTGCGTTTTGAAAGAAGACTTACAATTAATGTATTTTAGATCTTTTAAAAAACCTTTATTTTGGTACAAATTCAAATTAAACATTCAATCCAAAGAAAAACTTTTTTTAGGCTTACAAAGTTTAGATATTTGCCCAGAACCAGTATTAAACTATTTACTTTCTTGGTTAGAAAATCGAACAAAATAA
- a CDS encoding CDP-glycerol glycerophosphotransferase family protein: MYKFLIYISYPYSIPIGKPLQEEIERRGYNIYWFSDLENTKQYFSENEKILHTVKEVMEYNPDIVLTATDNVAYFFPGIKVQIFHGFLSNKRQEMNAHFKIRGFFDLYTTQGPSTTEIFQQLAKKHGYFEIIETGWSKVDPLFPIVQKTITPKPVILISSTFTTRLSLAKNELVYEEIKRLSNTGKYQFLCVLHPKLEEDVKSKFKKLENENFNYFDTTDLTPLFIKADIMFSDTTSAIVEFLLQEKPVVTFRTKKPFEHLIDVTEVNEIEKAINLALTKPDYVMKAIRDYIEYTHPYFDGKSSARIIDASIAFLNKNKSHLKSKPWNLIRKYKVRKLLNYYKFW; the protein is encoded by the coding sequence ATGTATAAATTTCTTATCTACATTTCCTATCCTTACAGTATTCCGATTGGTAAACCACTACAAGAAGAAATTGAACGACGTGGTTATAATATATATTGGTTTTCTGATCTGGAGAATACAAAACAATATTTTTCTGAAAATGAAAAAATTCTCCATACCGTAAAAGAGGTTATGGAATACAATCCTGATATAGTTTTAACCGCTACAGACAATGTGGCGTATTTTTTCCCAGGAATTAAGGTTCAAATTTTTCATGGCTTTTTATCAAATAAACGTCAGGAAATGAATGCTCATTTCAAAATTCGAGGTTTTTTTGATTTATATACTACCCAAGGTCCTTCTACAACTGAAATTTTCCAACAACTTGCAAAAAAACACGGTTATTTTGAAATAATTGAAACAGGATGGTCAAAAGTTGACCCACTGTTCCCAATTGTTCAAAAAACAATAACTCCAAAACCTGTAATTTTAATTTCTTCTACTTTCACAACAAGATTGAGCCTAGCCAAAAATGAATTAGTCTATGAAGAAATAAAAAGATTATCTAATACCGGAAAATATCAATTTTTATGTGTTTTACATCCTAAACTAGAAGAGGACGTAAAATCAAAATTCAAAAAATTAGAAAATGAAAATTTCAATTATTTTGATACTACTGATTTGACACCTCTGTTTATAAAAGCTGATATAATGTTTTCTGACACAACATCTGCTATTGTTGAATTTTTATTACAAGAAAAACCTGTTGTCACCTTTAGGACTAAAAAACCATTCGAACACCTAATTGATGTCACAGAGGTTAATGAAATTGAAAAAGCAATAAATCTGGCACTAACAAAACCTGATTATGTAATGAAAGCCATTCGAGATTATATAGAATACACGCATCCTTATTTTGATGGAAAATCTAGCGCACGTATAATTGATGCCTCAATTGCTTTTCTCAACAAAAACAAATCTCACTTAAAATCAAAACCTTGGAATTTAATCAGAAAATATAAAGTTAGAAAATTATTGAATTATTATAAATTTTGGTAA
- a CDS encoding 2,3,4,5-tetrahydropyridine-2,6-dicarboxylate N-succinyltransferase has translation MSNLQTIIEQAWENRALLQEETTTNAIREVIELLDSGKLRVAEPKGDGWQVNEWVKKAVVMYFPIQKMETWEAGIFEYHDKMELKKDYAEKGVRVVPGASARYGSFISSGVIMMPSYVNIGAYVDAGTMVDTWATVGSCAQIGKDVHLSGGVGIGGVLEPLQAAPVIIEDGAFIGSRCIVVEGVHVGKEAVLGANVCLTASTKIIDITGDEPVEMKGFVPARSVVIPGSYTKKFAAGEYQVPCALIIGTRKPSTDLKTSLNNALREYDVAV, from the coding sequence ATGAGCAATCTACAAACAATTATAGAACAAGCTTGGGAAAACAGAGCTTTATTGCAAGAAGAAACTACAACTAATGCAATTAGAGAAGTAATCGAATTACTAGATTCAGGAAAATTGCGTGTTGCTGAACCAAAAGGTGATGGATGGCAAGTAAACGAATGGGTTAAGAAAGCCGTAGTAATGTACTTCCCTATTCAAAAAATGGAAACCTGGGAAGCCGGAATTTTCGAATACCATGACAAAATGGAATTGAAAAAAGACTATGCCGAAAAAGGAGTTCGTGTAGTTCCAGGTGCTTCTGCACGTTATGGTTCATTTATTTCAAGTGGAGTAATCATGATGCCTAGTTATGTAAATATTGGTGCTTATGTTGATGCCGGAACTATGGTGGATACTTGGGCAACTGTGGGTAGTTGCGCTCAAATTGGTAAAGACGTTCACTTGAGTGGTGGTGTTGGTATTGGTGGTGTTTTAGAACCATTACAAGCTGCTCCGGTAATTATTGAAGACGGTGCTTTTATTGGTTCTCGTTGTATTGTTGTAGAAGGAGTTCACGTAGGTAAAGAAGCCGTTCTTGGTGCTAACGTATGTTTGACTGCTTCAACAAAAATTATCGATATCACAGGGGATGAGCCAGTTGAAATGAAAGGTTTTGTTCCTGCCCGTTCAGTTGTAATTCCTGGAAGTTATACTAAAAAATTCGCTGCCGGGGAATACCAAGTTCCATGTGCTTTAATCATTGGTACTCGTAAACCATCTACTGATTTAAAAACATCTCTAAACAATGCGTTAAGAGAATATGATGTAGCGGTATAA